A window of Verrucomicrobiia bacterium contains these coding sequences:
- a CDS encoding sodium:solute symporter family protein: protein MIPVIVLFVYLAIIVCIGLFAFKKGQANTEDFFLANRTIGPMVFFLSLFATNMTAFAILGSSGLAYRRGIGIYGLMASSSGFVIPLTIFFIGTRLWALGKRFGHQTQVQFFRARWECDAIGTLIFVLSAAMLIPYMIISIMGGGTVLQEISTAKDAVSPLIPYWLGCAIVAVVVTINVFFGGMRGTVWVNIFQTILFLCFGFIAMIVISRAFPGGFGEVMAKLGANPKTHFLLTRERMPEAEFWSYTLIPLSSIMFPHMAIMCFSARKVSAFKRTVVIYPIAILLIWLPCIFLGVIGAQAIPGLKDADGILLRLLNDNAPAWLAGLLGAGIISAVMGSDAHQVLAMSTMFTKDIYVHYGGHKKYGERAAVYFARSFIVVVTLIAYVIALYLKSKQGIFEIAIRFAFSGFAAMAPVMVAALFWKRSTKWGAFASTLFVGATLIGFALLQGKPAIPPAPPAKIAEGHVVHAPGETTTEHPAVNLKLDTNALSTNAVLTAGIINTNPLSTNAPDLTTLPLVKTNAPVKVATAPTGAPPAPKMNVIWKVGDHIILSRSPATGDVRFWNSTTNPAGGYMTVVPMVFGSALCMIIFSLLTRPPSDSTIEKYFSDRNPKQS from the coding sequence ATGATTCCCGTCATCGTCCTTTTCGTTTATCTCGCCATCATCGTATGCATCGGCCTCTTCGCCTTCAAAAAAGGCCAGGCCAACACCGAGGATTTTTTCCTCGCGAATCGCACCATCGGGCCGATGGTTTTTTTCCTCTCGCTCTTCGCCACGAACATGACGGCCTTCGCGATCCTCGGCAGTTCCGGCCTCGCTTATCGCCGCGGCATTGGCATCTACGGCTTAATGGCATCGTCGTCCGGTTTCGTGATTCCGCTCACGATCTTTTTCATCGGCACACGGCTTTGGGCGCTCGGCAAACGCTTCGGCCATCAAACCCAGGTTCAATTTTTCCGCGCCCGCTGGGAGTGCGATGCCATCGGCACGCTCATCTTTGTTCTCAGCGCGGCGATGCTCATTCCCTACATGATCATCAGCATCATGGGCGGCGGAACCGTGCTTCAGGAAATCTCCACCGCGAAAGACGCCGTGAGTCCGTTGATTCCGTATTGGCTCGGCTGCGCGATTGTCGCGGTGGTCGTCACCATTAATGTTTTCTTTGGAGGCATGCGCGGCACGGTTTGGGTAAATATTTTTCAGACCATTCTTTTTCTTTGCTTCGGTTTCATCGCCATGATCGTCATCAGCCGCGCGTTCCCCGGCGGTTTCGGTGAAGTCATGGCCAAGCTGGGCGCAAATCCCAAAACGCATTTTCTCCTCACGCGCGAGCGCATGCCGGAGGCGGAGTTTTGGAGTTATACTTTGATTCCTTTGTCCTCGATCATGTTTCCGCACATGGCGATCATGTGCTTCTCCGCGCGCAAGGTCAGCGCCTTCAAACGCACCGTGGTCATTTATCCCATCGCGATTCTTTTGATCTGGCTGCCCTGCATTTTCCTCGGCGTGATCGGTGCGCAAGCCATCCCCGGCCTCAAGGACGCTGACGGCATCCTCCTGCGCCTCCTCAATGACAATGCCCCCGCCTGGCTCGCCGGGTTGCTCGGCGCAGGCATCATCTCCGCCGTCATGGGTTCCGACGCGCATCAAGTTCTCGCGATGAGCACGATGTTCACCAAGGATATTTACGTCCATTACGGCGGCCACAAAAAATATGGCGAACGCGCCGCCGTTTATTTCGCGCGTTCATTCATCGTCGTCGTCACGCTCATCGCTTACGTCATCGCGCTTTATCTCAAATCCAAGCAAGGCATCTTTGAAATCGCCATTCGCTTCGCGTTCTCCGGTTTCGCCGCCATGGCTCCCGTGATGGTCGCCGCGCTCTTCTGGAAACGCAGCACCAAATGGGGCGCGTTCGCCTCAACTTTGTTTGTCGGGGCGACGTTGATTGGATTTGCATTATTGCAAGGTAAGCCCGCCATCCCACCAGCGCCTCCGGCAAAAATCGCCGAAGGCCACGTTGTTCATGCACCCGGCGAAACCACCACCGAACACCCAGCCGTAAACCTCAAGCTGGACACCAATGCGCTTTCGACGAATGCCGTTTTGACAGCGGGCATCATCAACACGAATCCGCTCAGCACAAATGCGCCCGACCTCACCACCCTTCCGCTGGTAAAAACCAATGCCCCCGTCAAAGTCGCGACCGCTCCCACTGGCGCGCCGCCCGCGCCGAAAATGAATGTCATCTGGAAAGTCGGCGACCATATCATCCTCTCGCGCTCGCCCGCCACCGGCGACGTCCGCTTCTGGAATTCCACCACCAATCCCGCTGGCGGTTACATGACCGTCGTCCCGATGGTCTTCGGCTCCGCGTTGTGCATGATTATCTTTTCCCTGCTCACGCGCCCGCCGAGCGACAGCACCATTGAAAAATATTTTTCTGATCGCAATCCAAAGCAGAGTTAA
- a CDS encoding DUF3311 domain-containing protein, with protein sequence MKKLLLFILIAAVYVLHQDYWNWKNAGLVFGFLPVGLAYHAAYSILATLMMAVLVKCAWPEHLEQTEPEDDDKKKGGK encoded by the coding sequence ATGAAAAAATTGCTGTTGTTCATCTTGATCGCCGCCGTTTACGTCCTGCACCAGGATTATTGGAACTGGAAAAATGCCGGCCTCGTCTTTGGTTTCCTGCCCGTCGGTCTCGCCTATCACGCCGCCTATTCCATTCTCGCCACGCTCATGATGGCTGTGCTCGTCAAGTGCGCGTGGCCTGAACATCTCGAGCAGACCGAACCCGAGGACGACGATAAAAAGAAAGGCGGCAAATGA
- a CDS encoding aldehyde dehydrogenase family protein — MTLAHIPALRRGRAYESLDQVQITDHRNGTPLVTISQVNAGIIRKDLARIGESRAALKKLTTAQLLDISAKAGELFLNGTLPLGDKGHTQSARQYIETLSATSGLPYVMVRRNMAKIHHALTNLKTVLNGLTRGLDLGILDHGFGEQFGTPVSYYPATQALGLVMPSNSPAVNSLWLPAIALKMPVIIKPGREEPWTPLRLIYAFIAAGCPAEAFGFYPTDHEGAAEILKSCGRALIFGDKATTDRYANNPAIQIHGPGYSKILLGEDAADRWPEYIDLMASSIADNGGRSCINASAIVTPRHAAEIAEALAKKLGPIVPLPATDDNARLSGFANVKMAEYIDGAIEQDLQKPGATDVTAKYRNGPRKVIFEGGMYLRPTIVLCDSFAHPLANREFLFPYASVVQVPQSEMLKQIGPSLVVTAITKDAAFTEQLLESPLIERLNLGPISTMNISWDQPHEGNMFEFLYKRRSIGRA; from the coding sequence ATGACTCTCGCCCACATCCCTGCTTTACGCCGCGGTCGCGCTTACGAAAGCCTCGACCAGGTCCAAATCACCGATCATCGCAACGGCACGCCGCTCGTCACGATCAGCCAGGTCAACGCCGGCATCATCCGCAAAGACCTTGCGCGCATCGGCGAATCCCGCGCCGCCTTGAAAAAACTCACCACCGCGCAACTGCTCGACATCAGCGCCAAAGCCGGTGAACTTTTTCTCAACGGCACGCTCCCGCTCGGCGACAAGGGCCACACGCAATCCGCGCGGCAATATATTGAAACCCTTTCGGCCACCAGCGGTCTTCCTTATGTAATGGTTCGCCGCAACATGGCCAAGATTCATCACGCGCTTACGAATTTGAAGACCGTCCTGAACGGACTCACGCGCGGCCTTGACCTCGGCATTCTCGATCACGGCTTCGGCGAGCAATTCGGCACGCCGGTCAGTTATTATCCCGCCACGCAAGCGCTCGGCCTCGTCATGCCCAGCAATTCGCCCGCCGTGAATTCCCTCTGGCTGCCCGCCATCGCGCTCAAGATGCCCGTCATCATCAAGCCCGGCCGCGAAGAACCGTGGACGCCCCTGCGCCTCATTTACGCTTTCATCGCCGCCGGCTGTCCCGCCGAGGCGTTCGGGTTTTATCCCACCGATCACGAAGGCGCCGCTGAAATTTTAAAATCCTGCGGACGCGCCCTGATCTTCGGCGACAAAGCCACCACCGACCGTTACGCAAATAATCCCGCCATCCAAATCCACGGCCCCGGCTACAGCAAGATTTTGCTCGGTGAAGATGCAGCCGACCGCTGGCCCGAATACATTGATCTGATGGCCAGCTCCATCGCCGACAACGGCGGACGCAGTTGCATCAATGCCTCCGCCATCGTCACACCGCGCCACGCCGCCGAAATCGCCGAGGCGCTCGCAAAAAAACTTGGCCCCATCGTCCCGCTGCCCGCAACCGACGACAACGCACGCCTGTCCGGTTTCGCTAATGTCAAAATGGCCGAATACATTGACGGCGCGATCGAACAGGATTTGCAAAAACCCGGCGCAACCGATGTCACCGCAAAATATCGCAACGGCCCGCGGAAGGTGATTTTCGAAGGCGGCATGTATTTGCGCCCGACGATTGTCCTATGCGATTCCTTCGCGCACCCGCTGGCTAACCGCGAATTTCTCTTCCCTTACGCGAGCGTCGTCCAGGTTCCCCAAAGCGAAATGCTCAAGCAAATCGGCCCGTCGCTCGTCGTGACCGCGATCACGAAAGACGCCGCCTTCACGGAACAATTACTCGAATCGCCCCTCATAGAGCGATTGAATCTCGGCCCCATTTCAACAATGAACATTTCGTGGGACCAACCGCACGAAGGCAACATGTTCGAATTTTTATATAAACGCCGTTCGATTGGCAGAGCATGA
- a CDS encoding PQQ-binding-like beta-propeller repeat protein yields MKTVNPKKISTTALAGAVAFGCVFFTSCSKKETPPKTPEITTNKVAASESSDWPRWGGNDPGRNMYSPATGLPDHFDAGKPKAGTDEIDPKTTKNVKWSQQLGSQAFGNVVVSGGKVFIGTNNENPRDPQHTGDRSILMCFDEKTGAFLWQLVVPKLASGKVNDWEGLGLLSSPCVEGNRVYVVTSRCEVVCLDTEGQANGNDGPFMDEAQYVVGPGKPKATIGPKDADIIWRYDMMDELGVFPHNASNCSILVVGDTLYVCTSNGQDWTHSNIPSPNSPSFIAIDKKTGKLLGEDDAKIGPHIFHGQWSSPSSGVVNGKTLIFFGGGNGFCYAFDAKPVKEGDDDFLKTVWKFDCNPPERWGTDTAHKYPGPEGPSEVNATPVFYKNRVYVAVGQDPEHGEGVGILTCIDATKTGDVTKTAKIWSYSGIHRSLSTVSIDPKTGLLFVGDFSGFVHCLDAETGQLYWTHDMKAHVWGSTLVADGKVYIGDEDGDLVVLAATKEKKVISTTNFGAAIYSTPVIANGVIYVGTQSHLYALYDQSKNDARSDEPQKLDLNTK; encoded by the coding sequence ATGAAAACAGTTAATCCAAAAAAAATTTCAACCACTGCGCTAGCCGGTGCTGTGGCATTTGGTTGTGTATTTTTTACCAGTTGTTCAAAGAAGGAAACTCCGCCAAAGACCCCGGAAATAACTACAAATAAAGTTGCTGCGAGTGAATCGTCCGATTGGCCGCGCTGGGGCGGCAACGATCCCGGTCGCAATATGTATTCTCCCGCCACTGGTTTGCCCGACCATTTCGATGCCGGCAAACCCAAGGCCGGCACCGACGAAATTGATCCCAAGACCACCAAAAACGTCAAGTGGAGCCAGCAACTTGGTTCGCAAGCTTTCGGCAACGTCGTCGTCTCCGGCGGAAAAGTTTTCATCGGCACCAACAACGAAAACCCTCGCGACCCCCAGCACACCGGCGACCGCAGCATCCTCATGTGCTTCGACGAAAAAACCGGCGCATTTCTCTGGCAGTTGGTCGTCCCCAAACTCGCCTCCGGCAAAGTGAATGACTGGGAAGGCCTCGGCCTTTTGTCCTCGCCTTGCGTCGAAGGCAACCGCGTTTACGTCGTCACCAGCCGTTGCGAGGTGGTCTGCCTTGATACCGAAGGCCAGGCCAATGGCAACGACGGCCCGTTCATGGACGAAGCCCAATACGTCGTCGGTCCCGGCAAACCCAAGGCCACAATCGGCCCCAAGGATGCCGACATTATCTGGCGTTACGACATGATGGATGAACTCGGCGTCTTCCCGCACAACGCCTCGAACTGCTCCATCCTCGTCGTCGGCGATACACTTTACGTCTGCACTTCCAACGGCCAGGATTGGACGCACTCCAATATTCCTTCGCCCAATTCTCCGAGCTTCATCGCGATTGATAAAAAGACCGGCAAACTTCTAGGCGAAGACGATGCCAAGATCGGCCCGCATATTTTTCACGGCCAATGGAGTTCGCCCTCTTCCGGTGTCGTGAACGGCAAGACGCTCATTTTCTTCGGCGGCGGCAACGGCTTCTGCTACGCCTTCGACGCCAAACCGGTGAAGGAAGGCGATGACGATTTTCTCAAGACGGTTTGGAAATTCGATTGCAATCCGCCCGAGCGTTGGGGCACCGACACCGCCCATAAATATCCCGGCCCGGAAGGCCCAAGCGAAGTCAACGCCACTCCCGTGTTTTACAAAAACCGCGTTTACGTCGCCGTCGGCCAGGACCCTGAGCATGGCGAAGGCGTGGGCATTCTGACTTGCATTGATGCCACGAAAACCGGCGACGTCACCAAGACGGCGAAGATCTGGAGTTACTCCGGCATTCACCGCAGTCTCTCGACCGTTTCGATTGATCCCAAGACCGGCTTGCTGTTCGTCGGCGATTTCTCCGGCTTCGTCCATTGCCTCGATGCCGAGACCGGCCAGCTTTATTGGACGCACGACATGAAGGCGCACGTCTGGGGTTCCACGCTCGTCGCCGATGGCAAGGTTTACATCGGCGATGAAGACGGCGACCTCGTCGTCCTCGCCGCCACGAAGGAAAAGAAAGTCATCAGCACGACCAACTTCGGCGCGGCGATTTATTCCACGCCCGTCATCGCCAACGGCGTGATCTACGTCGGCACGCAATCCCATCTTTACGCCCTTTACGATCAATCGAAAAACGACGCCCGCAGTGACGAGCCGCAAAAACTCGACCTGAATACTAAATAA